The following are from one region of the Flavimobilis soli genome:
- a CDS encoding RDD family protein → MVDRKDISSWLDGGVRPDGDDSRLGLPASGPGSRATLGRRIPALFVDWFASMGVSYLFFDGSSWATLGVFALENLLLVATLGSTLGHRLLGLVVRRLGDDRPFVGLGPAALRAALLCLVIPAVIWDRDGRGLHDKAARTVLVRR, encoded by the coding sequence GTGGTCGACAGAAAAGACATCAGCTCCTGGCTCGACGGCGGCGTGCGCCCCGACGGCGACGATTCGCGCCTCGGTCTCCCGGCATCGGGCCCCGGCTCGCGCGCGACCCTGGGGCGCCGCATCCCCGCCCTGTTCGTCGACTGGTTCGCCTCGATGGGAGTCTCGTACCTCTTCTTCGACGGCAGCTCGTGGGCGACGCTCGGCGTGTTCGCCCTCGAGAACCTGCTCCTGGTCGCCACGCTCGGCTCGACGCTCGGGCACCGGCTCCTCGGGCTTGTCGTGCGACGGCTCGGAGACGACCGGCCGTTCGTCGGCCTCGGCCCGGCGGCCCTGCGGGCCGCGCTGCTGTGCCTCGTGATCCCCGCGGTGATCTGGGACCGTGACGGCCGTGGCCTGCACGACAAGGCCGCGCGGACGGTGCTCGTCCGCCGCTGA
- the sucB gene encoding 2-oxoglutarate dehydrogenase, E2 component, dihydrolipoamide succinyltransferase: MSESVKMPALGESVTEGTVTRWLKAVGERVEVDEPLLEVSTDKVDTEIPSPVAGVLEKILVEEDETVEVGTDLAVVGDGSGSGSEPAAPAAEAAPAAEPAPAEAPAAEAAPAPAPEAPAAEAAPAADAPAGEGEQVVMPALGESVTEGTVTRWLKSVGDTVEVDEPLLEVSTDKVDTEIPSPVAGTLQQILVQEDETVEVGTALAVVGSGSAPAAAPAAPAEAPAPAPAPAPAPAAEAPAAPAPAPAPAAAPAPAAAPAAPAPKAEAPSVAAQASGSSYLTPLVRKLAAEKGVDVSTLVGTGVGGRIRKEDVLEAAEKAAAAAAASAPAAAPASSAPAKKSAPLEVSPLRGTTEKASRLRKIIAERMVEALHTQAQLTTVVEVDVTKVARLRAKAKASFQAREGANLTFLPFFTLAAVEALKAFPKINGVLEGDTITYHGQENVGIAVDTPRGLLVPVIHNAGDLNLGGIARKIADLASRTRDNKVTPDELGGATFTITNTGSGGALIDTPIVPGGTSAILGTGTIVKRPAVIQDEDGQDVIAIRSICHLSLSYDHRLVDGADASRYLMAIKRRIEEGAFESEVGL, encoded by the coding sequence ATGTCTGAATCCGTGAAGATGCCCGCGCTGGGCGAGTCTGTCACCGAGGGAACCGTCACCCGCTGGCTCAAGGCCGTCGGCGAGCGCGTCGAGGTCGACGAGCCGCTGCTCGAGGTCTCAACCGACAAGGTCGACACCGAGATCCCGTCGCCCGTGGCCGGTGTCCTCGAGAAGATCCTGGTCGAGGAGGACGAGACGGTCGAGGTCGGCACCGACCTCGCGGTCGTCGGTGACGGCTCTGGCTCGGGCTCCGAGCCGGCCGCCCCGGCTGCTGAGGCCGCTCCGGCCGCTGAGCCGGCTCCGGCCGAGGCTCCCGCCGCCGAGGCCGCTCCGGCCCCCGCGCCCGAGGCCCCCGCCGCTGAGGCCGCGCCGGCCGCCGACGCCCCTGCGGGCGAGGGCGAGCAGGTCGTCATGCCTGCGCTCGGCGAGTCCGTCACCGAGGGCACCGTGACCCGCTGGCTGAAGTCGGTCGGCGACACGGTCGAGGTCGACGAGCCGCTGCTCGAGGTCTCGACCGACAAGGTCGACACCGAGATCCCGTCGCCCGTCGCGGGCACGCTCCAGCAGATCCTCGTCCAGGAGGACGAGACGGTCGAGGTCGGCACCGCGCTCGCCGTCGTCGGCTCGGGCTCCGCTCCGGCCGCCGCACCGGCTGCCCCCGCCGAGGCCCCGGCGCCCGCACCTGCACCTGCACCTGCACCTGCCGCCGAGGCTCCCGCGGCCCCGGCACCCGCGCCCGCCCCGGCCGCTGCGCCGGCTCCGGCCGCTGCTCCTGCTGCGCCCGCCCCCAAGGCCGAGGCCCCGTCGGTCGCCGCCCAGGCGAGCGGCTCGTCGTACCTGACCCCGCTCGTCCGCAAGCTCGCGGCCGAGAAGGGCGTCGACGTGTCGACCCTCGTGGGCACCGGCGTCGGCGGTCGCATCCGCAAGGAGGACGTGCTCGAGGCTGCCGAGAAGGCTGCGGCGGCTGCTGCCGCCTCCGCGCCTGCCGCGGCTCCGGCGTCGTCCGCCCCGGCGAAGAAGTCCGCGCCGCTCGAGGTCTCGCCGCTGCGCGGCACGACCGAGAAGGCGAGCCGTCTGCGCAAGATCATTGCCGAGCGCATGGTCGAGGCCCTGCACACGCAGGCTCAGCTCACCACGGTCGTCGAGGTCGACGTCACCAAGGTCGCGCGTCTGCGTGCGAAGGCCAAGGCCTCGTTCCAGGCTCGCGAGGGCGCCAACCTCACGTTCCTGCCGTTCTTCACGCTCGCCGCTGTCGAGGCGCTCAAGGCGTTCCCGAAGATCAACGGCGTGCTCGAGGGCGACACGATCACCTATCACGGCCAGGAGAACGTCGGCATCGCGGTCGACACGCCGCGCGGCCTCCTCGTGCCGGTGATCCACAACGCCGGCGACCTCAACCTCGGTGGCATCGCGCGCAAGATCGCCGACCTGGCGAGCCGCACGCGTGACAACAAGGTCACTCCTGACGAGCTCGGTGGCGCGACCTTCACGATCACGAACACCGGTTCCGGTGGCGCGCTCATCGACACGCCGATCGTTCCCGGCGGCACGTCGGCGATCCTCGGCACCGGCACGATCGTCAAGCGTCCGGCCGTCATCCAGGACGAGGACGGCCAGGACGTCATCGCGATCCGGTCGATCTGCCACCTGTCGCTGTCGTACGACCACCGTCTGGTCGACGGTGCGGACGCGTCGCGCTACCTCATGGCGATCAAGCGCCGCATCGAGGAGGGCGCGTTCGAGTCCGAGGTCGGTCTCTGA
- a CDS encoding Gfo/Idh/MocA family protein, with product MTDAHGSHDDLRIGLVGYGGAGRGIHARLLREAGMAVHHVVVRDPARRAAAAEDWPGVGLHDTLEQMLDAAELDLVVVASPSGLHEEHAAAVVAAGVPVVLDKPIARTADAAQTVVESAEGAGVPLTVFQNRRWDPEQLTLASVLPRLGRVHRFERRWERWRPVPQQRWKENDLDGGGLLLDLGPHLVDSATQLFGRVTSVYAELRTLTTPTEDDVFLSLRHEPSGADGRADGVVSHLWAGSLAGAPGPRTRVLGDRGAFLVTTFEADASPFERLDDDAPEGSLGWISTGRDLEPVPQAPGGHADFYRAVARWLTEDGPVPVDPWDAVRTARVLDAARESARTGVRVDL from the coding sequence ATGACGGACGCCCACGGGTCGCACGACGACCTGCGCATCGGACTGGTCGGTTACGGCGGAGCAGGTCGCGGTATCCACGCGCGCCTCCTGCGCGAGGCGGGGATGGCGGTGCACCACGTCGTCGTCCGGGACCCTGCGCGGCGAGCCGCCGCGGCCGAGGACTGGCCCGGGGTGGGCCTCCACGACACGCTCGAGCAGATGCTCGACGCCGCCGAGCTCGACCTCGTCGTCGTCGCGAGCCCCAGCGGGCTCCACGAGGAGCACGCGGCTGCGGTCGTCGCCGCGGGCGTGCCGGTCGTGCTCGACAAGCCGATCGCGCGCACCGCCGACGCCGCGCAGACGGTCGTCGAGTCCGCCGAGGGCGCCGGCGTGCCGCTGACCGTGTTCCAGAACCGGCGCTGGGATCCCGAGCAGCTCACTCTCGCCTCCGTGCTCCCGCGCCTGGGGCGCGTGCACCGCTTCGAGCGCCGCTGGGAGCGGTGGCGGCCCGTACCGCAGCAGCGGTGGAAGGAGAACGACCTCGACGGAGGAGGGCTGCTGCTCGACCTCGGTCCGCACCTGGTCGACAGCGCGACCCAGCTCTTCGGACGGGTCACGTCCGTCTACGCGGAGCTGCGCACGCTCACGACTCCGACTGAGGACGACGTCTTCCTCTCGCTCCGGCACGAACCTTCCGGCGCGGACGGGCGCGCCGACGGCGTCGTCTCGCACCTGTGGGCAGGCTCGCTCGCCGGAGCTCCCGGGCCGCGCACGCGCGTGCTCGGTGACCGGGGCGCGTTCCTCGTGACGACCTTCGAGGCGGACGCGTCACCGTTCGAACGCCTCGACGACGACGCCCCCGAGGGAAGCCTCGGCTGGATCTCCACGGGTCGTGATCTCGAACCGGTGCCGCAGGCGCCCGGCGGGCACGCGGACTTCTACCGCGCCGTCGCGCGGTGGCTCACCGAGGACGGGCCCGTGCCCGTCGACCCGTGGGACGCGGTGCGCACGGCGCGCGTCCTCGACGCCGCGCGCGAGAGCGCGAGGACGGGGGTGCGCGTCGACCTCTGA
- a CDS encoding DUF4191 domain-containing protein, whose product MARKNDDAAVPAGAVTAKTKKTRKPKKRRWYHQVWDAYKMTRQQDPAVVWWILGTFVVILGIAVGIGFIWGHPIYLTVLGLPTAILGAMFVLARRAEKAAYARIEGEKGATLAAVGTIRRGWTFDETPVAIEPRSQDMVFRGVGRAGVVLMTEGPLGRVRKLAELERKRTQRVVQGVPVTVIHVGREPGQVPLPELTKKIQKLKPVLKKHEVAVVMKRLTALGGAKLPIPKGVDPMRARPDRKGMRGR is encoded by the coding sequence ATGGCCCGCAAGAACGATGACGCCGCCGTGCCCGCAGGCGCTGTGACGGCGAAGACCAAGAAGACCCGGAAGCCTAAGAAGCGCCGCTGGTACCACCAGGTCTGGGACGCGTACAAGATGACGCGTCAGCAGGACCCGGCGGTCGTCTGGTGGATCCTCGGGACGTTCGTGGTGATCCTCGGGATCGCTGTCGGCATCGGTTTCATCTGGGGCCACCCGATCTACCTCACGGTCCTCGGTCTGCCCACCGCGATCCTGGGTGCGATGTTCGTGCTCGCCCGGCGCGCAGAGAAGGCTGCCTATGCCCGCATCGAGGGCGAGAAGGGCGCGACGCTCGCCGCCGTCGGCACGATCCGCCGCGGCTGGACGTTCGACGAGACTCCGGTCGCGATCGAGCCCCGCTCGCAGGACATGGTCTTTCGCGGCGTCGGGCGCGCTGGCGTCGTCCTCATGACCGAGGGTCCGCTGGGCCGCGTGCGCAAGCTCGCCGAGCTCGAGCGCAAGCGCACGCAGCGCGTCGTCCAGGGCGTGCCCGTCACGGTGATCCACGTGGGCCGCGAGCCCGGCCAGGTCCCGCTCCCCGAGCTGACGAAGAAGATCCAGAAGCTCAAGCCGGTCCTCAAGAAGCACGAGGTCGCCGTCGTCATGAAGCGTCTCACCGCGCTCGGCGGCGCGAAACTGCCGATCCCGAAGGGCGTCGACCCGATGCGGGCGCGTCCCGACCGCAAGGGCATGCGCGGCCGCTGA
- the lpdA gene encoding dihydrolipoyl dehydrogenase yields MADTNGTEFDIVVLGGGSGGYATALRAAQLGLSVALIESGKVGGTCLHNGCIPTKALLHAAEVADTAREGAQFGVHTQLNGIDMAGVNAYKEGVISRLYKGLQGLVKSRKVTLIEGHGRLVAQDTIEVDGQQVKGKNIVLATGSYARSLPGLEIGGRVVTSDQALHLDYVPKSVVVLGGGVIGVEFASVWKSFGADVTVVEGLPHLVPAEDEALSKALERAFRKRGIAFSVGDRFAGVTQDDNGVHVTLESGKSFDAELLLVAVGRGPRTADLGYEQQGITLDRGFVIVDEKLHTGVGNIYAAGDIVPGLQLAHRGFAQGIFVAEQIAGLNPAPIVESGIPRVTYCEPEVASVGVTEAKAKELYGADSVETLEYNLGGNGKSQILATTGFVKLVRQKDGPVVGVHMIGSRVGELIGEGQLIVNWEAYPEDVAALVHAHPTQNEALGEAHLALAGKPLHAHN; encoded by the coding sequence GTGGCCGACACCAACGGCACTGAATTCGACATCGTGGTCCTCGGAGGTGGCAGCGGCGGTTACGCCACCGCGCTCCGCGCCGCTCAGCTGGGCCTATCGGTCGCGCTGATCGAGTCGGGCAAGGTGGGCGGCACCTGCCTCCACAACGGCTGCATCCCCACGAAGGCGCTCCTGCACGCGGCCGAGGTCGCGGACACGGCTCGCGAGGGCGCGCAGTTCGGCGTCCACACGCAGCTCAACGGCATCGACATGGCGGGCGTGAACGCATACAAGGAAGGCGTCATCTCGCGCCTCTACAAGGGCCTCCAGGGCCTGGTGAAGTCGCGCAAGGTCACCCTCATCGAGGGCCACGGACGCCTCGTCGCGCAGGACACGATCGAGGTCGACGGCCAGCAGGTCAAGGGCAAGAACATCGTGCTCGCGACCGGCTCGTACGCCCGCTCGCTGCCGGGCCTCGAGATCGGTGGCCGCGTCGTCACGTCCGACCAGGCGCTGCACCTCGACTACGTCCCCAAGTCCGTCGTCGTCCTCGGTGGCGGCGTCATCGGCGTCGAGTTCGCGTCGGTGTGGAAGTCCTTCGGCGCCGACGTCACCGTCGTCGAGGGTCTCCCCCACCTCGTGCCCGCCGAGGACGAGGCCCTCTCGAAGGCGCTCGAGCGCGCGTTCCGCAAGCGCGGCATCGCGTTCTCGGTCGGCGACCGCTTCGCGGGCGTCACGCAGGACGACAACGGCGTCCACGTCACCCTCGAGTCCGGCAAGTCGTTCGACGCCGAGCTGCTGCTCGTCGCCGTCGGACGCGGCCCGCGCACCGCTGACCTCGGTTACGAGCAGCAGGGCATCACCCTCGACCGCGGTTTCGTGATCGTCGACGAGAAGCTCCACACGGGCGTCGGCAACATTTACGCCGCGGGCGACATCGTCCCCGGCCTCCAGCTCGCGCACCGCGGCTTCGCGCAGGGCATCTTCGTCGCCGAGCAGATCGCCGGCCTCAACCCGGCCCCGATCGTCGAGTCCGGCATCCCGCGCGTCACGTACTGCGAGCCTGAGGTCGCGTCCGTCGGTGTCACCGAGGCGAAGGCGAAGGAGCTCTACGGCGCAGACTCGGTCGAGACGCTCGAGTACAACCTGGGCGGCAACGGCAAGAGCCAGATCCTCGCGACGACCGGCTTCGTCAAGCTCGTCCGCCAGAAGGACGGCCCCGTCGTCGGCGTCCACATGATCGGCTCGCGCGTGGGTGAGCTCATCGGCGAGGGCCAGCTCATCGTCAACTGGGAGGCCTACCCGGAGGACGTGGCGGCGCTCGTGCACGCGCACCCGACGCAGAACGAGGCGCTCGGCGAGGCCCACCTGGCCCTCGCCGGCAAGCCCCTGCACGCGCACAACTGA
- the glnA gene encoding type I glutamate--ammonia ligase — protein sequence MFKTAEEAIAFTRDEGVEFVDVRFCDLPGVMQHFNIPIAQFEESAFTDGMMFDGSSIRGFQAIHESDMKLIPDVTTAYIDPFRKRKTLVVNFSIVDPFTDESYSRDPRNIAFKAEAYLRSTGIADTAFFAPEAEFYIFDDVRFETTQHSAFYSLDSKEAAWNTGREEEGGNLGYKTRYKGGYFPVSPNDQMADLRDEMCAVLGEVGLDVERAHHEVGTSGQQEINYRFNTLTAAADDLMKFKYVIKNVAWQAGKTVTFMPKPLFGDNGSGMHSHQSLWKDGKPLFYDEAGYGGLSDIARWYIGGLLKHAPALLAFTNPSVNSYRRLVPGYEAPVNLVYSARNRSACIRIPITGSNPKAKRVEFRVPDPSANPYLAFAAQLLAGIDGIKNRIEPPEPIDKDLYELPPEEHALIQQVPGSLNEALDALEKDHDFLTVGGVFTPDLIETWIDYKRSKEIEPVQLRPTPHEFDLYFDC from the coding sequence ATGTTCAAGACCGCCGAGGAGGCAATCGCCTTCACTCGCGACGAGGGCGTCGAGTTCGTCGACGTGCGATTCTGCGACCTGCCTGGAGTGATGCAGCACTTCAACATCCCCATCGCGCAGTTCGAGGAGTCCGCCTTCACGGACGGCATGATGTTCGACGGCTCGTCGATCCGTGGTTTCCAGGCGATCCACGAGTCCGACATGAAGCTGATCCCGGACGTCACGACCGCGTACATCGACCCGTTCCGCAAGCGCAAGACGCTCGTCGTGAACTTCTCGATCGTCGACCCGTTCACCGACGAGTCCTACTCGCGCGACCCGCGCAACATCGCGTTCAAGGCCGAGGCCTACCTGCGCAGCACGGGCATCGCCGACACCGCCTTCTTCGCCCCCGAGGCGGAGTTCTACATCTTCGACGACGTGCGCTTCGAGACGACCCAGCACTCGGCGTTCTACTCGCTCGACTCCAAGGAGGCCGCGTGGAACACCGGCCGCGAGGAGGAGGGTGGCAACCTCGGCTACAAGACCCGCTACAAGGGCGGCTACTTCCCAGTCTCCCCCAACGACCAGATGGCCGACCTGCGCGACGAGATGTGCGCCGTCCTCGGCGAGGTCGGCCTGGACGTCGAGCGCGCGCACCACGAGGTTGGCACCTCGGGCCAGCAGGAGATCAACTACCGCTTCAACACGCTGACCGCCGCTGCTGACGACCTGATGAAGTTCAAGTACGTCATCAAGAACGTCGCGTGGCAGGCCGGCAAGACCGTGACCTTCATGCCGAAGCCGCTCTTCGGCGACAACGGCTCGGGCATGCACTCGCACCAGTCCCTCTGGAAGGACGGCAAGCCGCTCTTCTACGACGAGGCAGGCTACGGCGGCCTCTCGGACATCGCGCGCTGGTACATCGGTGGTCTGCTCAAGCACGCTCCCGCGCTGCTCGCGTTCACCAACCCGTCCGTCAACTCGTACCGCCGCCTCGTGCCCGGCTACGAGGCCCCGGTCAACCTGGTCTACTCGGCCCGTAACCGCTCGGCGTGCATCCGCATCCCGATCACGGGCTCGAACCCGAAGGCCAAGCGCGTCGAGTTCCGCGTGCCGGACCCGTCGGCGAACCCGTACCTCGCCTTCGCGGCCCAGCTCCTCGCCGGCATCGACGGCATCAAGAACCGCATCGAGCCGCCGGAGCCCATCGACAAGGACCTCTACGAGCTGCCGCCGGAGGAGCACGCGCTCATCCAGCAGGTCCCGGGCTCGCTCAACGAGGCCCTCGACGCGCTCGAGAAGGACCACGACTTCCTGACCGTCGGCGGTGTGTTCACCCCCGACCTCATCGAGACGTGGATCGACTACAAGCGCTCCAAGGAGATCGAGCCGGTCCAGCTGCGCCCGACCCCCCACGAGTTCGACCTGTACTTCGACTGCTGA
- a CDS encoding TIGR01777 family oxidoreductase yields MPSSKTVLVSGASGLIGSALVEHLRSRGDTVLRLVRGSSAPAPGSLPWDPQTGEMPTSGLEDVDVVVNLSGAPIGTRRWTSGYRTTIVESRTRTTHVLSAWIASQAEPPALVQASAIGRYPDSGADPIDESAPVDESFLGHVVQTWESAATPARRAGARVAFARTGIVLTPDGGAVPPLLRLLRLGLGGPMSSGKQLWAWITMVDEIRALTHLIDSDLEGPANLVAPSPATNAELTRALARALGRPAAVRAPAWGLRLALGGFASELLASRNVLPAALLASGFEFEHPDLDSVIRWLIPPR; encoded by the coding sequence GTGCCCAGCTCAAAGACCGTCCTCGTCTCGGGAGCCAGCGGGCTGATCGGGTCCGCGCTCGTCGAGCACCTGCGCTCGCGTGGGGACACCGTGCTCCGGCTCGTCCGTGGCTCCAGCGCGCCCGCTCCAGGGTCCTTGCCCTGGGACCCGCAGACCGGCGAGATGCCGACGTCCGGGCTCGAGGATGTCGACGTCGTCGTCAACCTCTCCGGCGCGCCGATCGGCACACGCCGGTGGACGAGCGGCTACCGCACGACGATCGTCGAGTCGCGCACCCGCACGACCCACGTGCTCTCCGCCTGGATCGCCTCGCAGGCCGAGCCGCCCGCCCTCGTCCAGGCGTCGGCGATCGGCCGGTATCCCGACAGCGGGGCCGACCCGATCGACGAGTCGGCACCCGTCGACGAGTCTTTCCTCGGGCACGTCGTCCAGACCTGGGAGTCGGCCGCGACTCCTGCGCGTCGTGCCGGCGCCCGCGTCGCGTTCGCACGCACGGGGATCGTGCTGACCCCCGACGGCGGGGCCGTCCCGCCGCTCCTGCGCCTGCTGCGGCTCGGTCTCGGCGGCCCGATGAGCTCAGGGAAGCAGCTGTGGGCCTGGATCACGATGGTCGACGAGATCCGCGCGCTGACCCACCTGATCGACTCTGACCTCGAGGGTCCCGCCAACCTGGTCGCGCCCTCCCCCGCGACGAACGCCGAGCTGACGCGGGCGCTCGCCCGCGCTCTCGGCCGCCCTGCGGCGGTCCGGGCTCCCGCGTGGGGGCTGCGGCTCGCTCTCGGCGGCTTCGCCTCCGAGCTGTTGGCGTCGCGCAACGTCCTCCCCGCAGCGCTGCTCGCCTCCGGGTTCGAGTTCGAGCACCCGGACCTGGACAGCGTGATCCGGTGGCTCATCCCGCCGCGCTGA
- the lipB gene encoding lipoyl(octanoyl) transferase LipB, translating into MELLPLDLGRAYLDYEETWDLQRRVHAEVLEGGPDRVLLLEHADVYTAGRRTNRADRPTDGTRVVDVDRGGKITWHGPGQLVAYPIVRLADPVDVVAFVRAIESAVIELCADLGLATERVEGRSGVWVPASETRRAAKVAAIGCRVAKGVTMHGVAVNACPDLAAFDRIVPCGISDADVTSLSAELGRTITPVDIADGLGDLLRAHIGPMTAAAQTEPSTIAS; encoded by the coding sequence ATGGAGCTGCTTCCCCTCGACCTGGGCCGCGCCTACCTCGACTACGAGGAGACGTGGGACCTGCAACGTCGCGTGCACGCCGAGGTGCTCGAGGGTGGACCCGACCGCGTGCTGCTGCTCGAGCACGCGGACGTCTACACGGCGGGGCGCCGCACGAACCGCGCGGACCGCCCGACCGACGGTACGCGCGTCGTGGACGTGGACCGCGGCGGCAAGATCACGTGGCACGGTCCCGGCCAGCTCGTCGCCTACCCGATCGTGCGTCTCGCGGACCCGGTCGACGTCGTGGCATTCGTCCGGGCGATCGAGTCCGCGGTGATCGAGCTGTGCGCCGACCTCGGCCTCGCGACCGAGCGCGTCGAGGGACGCTCCGGCGTGTGGGTGCCCGCCTCGGAGACGCGGCGCGCGGCGAAGGTCGCCGCGATCGGCTGCCGCGTCGCGAAGGGCGTCACGATGCACGGTGTCGCGGTCAACGCCTGCCCCGACCTCGCCGCGTTTGACCGGATCGTGCCGTGCGGCATCAGCGACGCCGACGTCACGTCACTGTCCGCCGAGCTCGGCCGCACGATCACGCCCGTCGACATCGCCGACGGGCTCGGCGACCTGCTGCGGGCCCACATCGGTCCGATGACGGCTGCGGCGCAGACGGAGCCGTCGACGATCGCGTCCTGA
- the lipA gene encoding lipoyl synthase, translating to MTIAPEGRRMLRIEARNAAVPIEKKPEWIKTRATMGPEYTELKSLVRSGGLHTVCEEAGCPNIFECWEDREATFLIGGDQCTRRCDFCQIDTGKPAAFDADEPRRVAESVRQMGLKYSTITGVARDDLPDGGAWLYAETVRQIHAVTPGTGVELLIPDFNADPDQLAEVFSSRPEVLAHNLETVPRVFKAIRPGFRYDRSLSVITAARDAGLVTKSNIILGMGETTEEAEDALRDLHEAGCDLVTITQYLRPSPRHHPVDRWARPEEFVHLSEFAENLGFLGVMSGPLVRSSYRAGRLWGQAMTRRGQEIPAALAHLAEPTTSRQEAASLLVR from the coding sequence GTGACGATCGCACCAGAAGGCCGCCGCATGCTGCGGATCGAGGCACGCAACGCAGCGGTGCCGATCGAGAAGAAGCCCGAGTGGATCAAGACTCGCGCGACGATGGGCCCCGAGTACACCGAGCTCAAGAGCCTCGTGCGCTCCGGCGGGCTGCACACCGTGTGCGAGGAGGCGGGCTGCCCCAACATCTTCGAGTGCTGGGAGGACCGTGAGGCGACGTTCCTCATCGGTGGCGACCAGTGCACGCGCCGCTGCGACTTCTGCCAGATCGACACGGGCAAGCCGGCGGCGTTCGACGCCGACGAGCCCCGCCGCGTCGCGGAGTCCGTGCGTCAGATGGGCCTGAAGTACTCGACGATCACGGGCGTCGCCCGTGACGACCTGCCCGACGGCGGCGCCTGGCTCTACGCGGAGACCGTCCGCCAGATCCACGCGGTCACGCCAGGCACCGGCGTCGAGCTGCTCATCCCCGACTTCAACGCCGACCCCGACCAGCTCGCCGAGGTCTTCTCGTCGCGGCCCGAGGTGCTCGCCCACAACCTCGAGACGGTCCCTCGCGTGTTCAAGGCGATCCGCCCCGGCTTCCGGTACGACCGCTCGCTCTCCGTGATCACGGCGGCGCGCGACGCGGGCCTCGTCACCAAGTCGAACATCATTCTCGGAATGGGCGAGACGACGGAGGAGGCCGAGGACGCGCTCCGCGACCTGCACGAGGCCGGCTGCGACCTCGTGACGATCACGCAGTACCTGCGCCCCTCGCCGCGCCACCACCCGGTCGACCGGTGGGCGCGCCCCGAGGAGTTCGTGCACCTGTCCGAGTTCGCCGAGAACCTCGGCTTCCTCGGGGTCATGTCGGGGCCGCTCGTGCGCTCGTCCTACCGCGCCGGACGACTGTGGGGTCAGGCGATGACCCGCCGCGGTCAGGAGATCCCCGCGGCCCTCGCCCACCTCGCCGAGCCGACGACGTCACGCCAGGAGGCCGCGAGCCTTCTGGTCCGCTGA
- a CDS encoding oxidoreductase, with translation MGLFSRLWRRPRPDEPGRGTDGGGSRRATVAHLSAFAREKVGVEAYVEPAVTDTPPSILLVATTGEWTRRAAPDERSAWKVAESLGVPVYNVQFTGYPQRYRDWNSRARGRRLTTED, from the coding sequence ATGGGCCTGTTCTCCCGTTTGTGGCGTCGTCCGCGCCCCGACGAGCCCGGACGCGGGACCGACGGAGGCGGGAGCCGCCGCGCTACCGTCGCCCACCTGAGCGCGTTCGCGCGTGAGAAGGTCGGTGTCGAGGCCTACGTCGAGCCGGCAGTCACCGACACCCCGCCCTCGATCCTCCTCGTCGCGACGACGGGCGAGTGGACCCGCCGCGCTGCGCCGGACGAGCGGTCCGCGTGGAAGGTCGCCGAGAGCCTCGGCGTGCCGGTCTACAACGTGCAGTTCACCGGGTACCCGCAGCGGTACCGCGACTGGAACTCGCGCGCCCGCGGCCGCAGGCTCACGACCGAGGACTGA